The Candidatus Kryptobacter tengchongensis nucleotide sequence CCTTAATCTTTACGCTTGAAACTTCGTCAGCTATGATAAGCTTTGATTTCTTTTCTTCAGAGACTTTTTTAATCACATTCAGCGCCTTTTCATCGTCGCATCCAGTTATGCAGGGGATTCCCTCTTTTATTATCCCCGCTTTTTCAAGAGCGATCTTTTCAAGCGTGTCTCCAAGAACATCCATATGATCGTATGAAATAGTCGTAATCACGGATACAGCTGGCATAATTACATTGGTTGAGTCAAGCCGTCCACCAAGTCCAACTTCAACAACTGCAAAGTCAACTTTTTCATCTGCAAAGTATTTAAATGCGATTGCTGTTGTTGCTTCAAAAAAGGTCGCTTTTAAAGTATCAATTTCGTCTTGCAAAATCTTTACATATTCAACAACTCTTTCTTTAGGTATTGGAATTCCATTAATTTTTATTCTCTCGGTAAAATCAACAAGATGCGGTGAAGTGTAAAGACCTACTTTATAACCGCTTGCTTTTAAAATAGATGCTATAAACGATGATGTTGAACCCTTGCCGTTAGTTCCAGCTACATGAATTGAAGCAAACTTTCTCTCAGGGTTCTGTAATAATTTAATCAATCTTTCTATATTTTGCAAACCAAGTTTAATCCCAAAGCGTTGCAAAGAATAAAGATAATTTATCGTTTCAATATATTCCCGTTTCACGGATTTATCCCTTTGTTTATTTTTCTACTGCGGAGGATTCAAGAATGATTGAACCGACAATATCGTTAACATCTTGAATTTTGTTTTCTTCACAGTATCTTATTATGCCAGATATAATTTGAAGTGAAGCATTAGGGTCAATAAAGTTAGCAGTTCCAACCTGTATTGCTCTTGCTCCCGCTATCATAAATTCAATTGCGTCTTCCCAAGTTGTAATTCCACCTATTCCTATGATCGGTATATCAACATTTTGAAAAACTTCAAAAACTTTAGCAAGGGCGATTGGTTTTATCGCTGGACCTGAAAGTCCACCGGTAACAGTTGCAACTTTTGGTTTCCTTGTTCTTATGTCAATTGCCATTCCAACAATTGTATTTATCAACGATACTGCATCTGCACCTTCGTCTCTGCAAATCTTGGCAAACTCCGAAATTCGTGTGACGTTTGGGGTAAGCTTGATGATCAGAGTTTTATCTGTAAGTTTTCTTGTTTCACTTACAATTTTTGCGGTCATAGAAGGGTTAGTCCCAAACTCAAGACCTCCTTCTTTAACATTTGGACATGAGATGTTAATTTCATAAGCGCTTACACCTTCCGCATTTTCAAGCCGTCTTATAATTTCACAGTAATCTTCAACTCTTTTCGCAGCGATGTTCACGATTATTGCTGTGTCATAGTTTTTAAGAATAGGCAATTTCTCGTTGATGAATTTATCAACTCCGATGTTAGCAAGCCCGATTGAG carries:
- a CDS encoding dihydroorotate dehydrogenase (NAD+) catalytic subunit — protein: MIKTEVIIGKLRLKNPVLVASGTFGYGDELLGTVDISKLGGIVTKSLTLKPKIGNPPPRIAETPCGMLNSIGLANIGVDKFINEKLPILKNYDTAIIVNIAAKRVEDYCEIIRRLENAEGVSAYEINISCPNVKEGGLEFGTNPSMTAKIVSETRKLTDKTLIIKLTPNVTRISEFAKICRDEGADAVSLINTIVGMAIDIRTRKPKVATVTGGLSGPAIKPIALAKVFEVFQNVDIPIIGIGGITTWEDAIEFMIAGARAIQVGTANFIDPNASLQIISGIIRYCEENKIQDVNDIVGSIILESSAVEK
- a CDS encoding dihydrofolate synthase / folylpolyglutamate synthase, translating into MKREYIETINYLYSLQRFGIKLGLQNIERLIKLLQNPERKFASIHVAGTNGKGSTSSFIASILKASGYKVGLYTSPHLVDFTERIKINGIPIPKERVVEYVKILQDEIDTLKATFFEATTAIAFKYFADEKVDFAVVEVGLGGRLDSTNVIMPAVSVITTISYDHMDVLGDTLEKIALEKAGIIKEGIPCITGCDDEKALNVIKKVSEEKKSKLIIADEVSSVKIKEIAENSLRFDLKTGKRFYPDLIAGVSGKFQAKNLQLSILTYELLSELGLVNFKMESVYDGILNVREFSGLKGRFELLSLSNYSQKPKIIIDVAHNYPAIDQLVSELEIFKRNKLLILFGVMRDKEYEKMIQKLSEVADFAVATQPKIGRALEAKIIYEIFKQNGVDSTYIQDSDKAFDFIMSKASEGDLVLITGSHYLVGEVIAHIEKRKIECLI